Part of the Streptomyces antimycoticus genome, TCGATACGGCGCCGCACATAGACCGGATCGGCCACCAGGACGTTGTCCCCGGCCGTCGACTCCTCGGCGTCCGGACCCAGATCGGCGAAGTAGTACTTGTTGACCGAGCGGTAGATGCGCTGGAAGTCCGACTCGCCGAGGATCAGCCCCCGCGGCGGCCCGTCGATCCGCCACTCCGAACCGCTCAGCGTGAGATGGATGCGCTCCTCGTACGGCTGCTCATCGGGCTTGTAGGCGTGCGTCTCGTCCACGACGGCGATCCGCTTGCCCGACAGCACGACCGTCTTACCGCTGCCGTCCCGGTCGCCCGGGTCCGTCTCCACCCGCACATCCGGAGCCTGCTCCAGCACCGTGGTGGCCGCGAACGGCTGCCACCGCTTGACCGCGCTCTTGGTCAGGTACTCCTTCGCGGTGCCGAAGTTCTCCTCGTCGCTCGTCGTGGCCTCCAGGAAGCCGGAGACCAGCTCCGCGGGCTGCTCGCCCTTGCCCGGGCTCACCCCGTACACCCGGACCTGCGAATCGACGTCGGAGCGCGGTGAGGAGTCCACCCGCCGCACATCGCCGCTGTCGGGCATCGAGGCACAGCCGGACAGCAGCAGGGCACCACAGGCCAGCAGCGCGGGCGTGCTCAGGGCCCGGCCGTCCGGGCGGCGCCCACGGCGGCGAAAGCGGCGACGGTCGGCACGATCAGCGCCCACGAGGGCGGCCCTCCCCTTCGTTCGATGTCGTCGGCCGGGCGGCCGGCGCCCTGCCGCCCCGCGACCCGTCGGACGGCGTCTCCGGGGCACCGCGCACCACCCGCGACCCATTGCCCGGCAGAGCCGTGGGGTCGGCCGACGGCGCCGCGGCTTCGGCGGGCAGCGCGGACCGCGGCTGCGCGGGCACCGCCGCCAGCCGCTCCGCCGCGGGCTGCGGGGCCCCGGCGTCATCCGTACGGCGGTTACGCCGGGAGTCCTCGGGCTCCAGCGGGATCGGCGAGCCGCGCAGCACATCGCCCGCGGTGCGCGGCACCGTCAGCCGGAACTGCGAACCGCCGCCGGGCTCACCCCACGCCTGCAGCCAGCCGCCGTGCAGCCGCGCGTCCTCCACCGCGATCGACAGGCCGAGCCCGGTGCCGCCGGTGGTGCGCGCACGGGCCGGATCGGCCCGCCAGAAGCGGTTGAACACCCGCGTCGCCTCGCCGGGCTTGAGCCCGACGCCGTAGTCCCGCACCGCGACGGCCACCGCACCGCCCGCCGTCGCCAGCCGCACGACCACATCGCGGCCCTCACCGTGCTCCACGGCGTTGACCACCAGATTGCGCAGCACCCGCTCGACACGGCGGGTGTCCGCCTCCGCGATCACCGGCGCCTCGGCGCCCCGCACCAGGATCCGGGTGCCCTTGGCCTCGGCGAGCGGCTCGGCCCCGTCCACCACCCGGTGCACCACATCGCGCAGATCGATCGGCTCGGCCTCCAGCGCCGCCGCGCCCGCGTCGAACCGGCTGATCTCCAGCAGATCGCTGAGCAGCGACTCGAAGCGGTCGACCTGGCCCCACAGCAGCTCGGCGGAGCGCGCGGTGATCGGGTCGAAGTCCTCACGCGCCTCGTAAATGACGTCCGCCGCCATCCTTACGGTCGTCAGCGGGGTGCGCAGCTCATGGGAGACATCGGAGACGAAGCGGCGCTGCATCCGGGAGAGCTCCTCCAGCTGCTGAATCTTGAGCTGGAGGTTCTGCGCCATCTTGTTGAACGACTCCCCCAGGCGGGCGATGTCGTCCTCACCGGTGACCTTCATCCGCTCCTGGAGCAGACCGGCCGCCAGCCGCTCGGAGATCCCCGCCGCCATCCTTACGGGCGTCACGACCTGCCGGACCACCACCCAGGCGATGGCCCCCAGCAGCACCACCACGAACACCCCGGCCGTGGCCAGGGTGCCCTTGACCAGGCTCAGCGACTTCTCCTCCTGGCTGAACGGGAAGAGGTAGTAGAGCTGGTAGGCGTCGCCGTTGTTGTCGTCCAGACGCTTGCCGATGATCAGCGCGGGCTCGGAGTCGCCGGAGCCCGCGTGCACGATCTTTCCGTAGCGCTCGTACGGCGCCGTCCGGCCCTCGTCCACCCGACGGCGCAGATCAGCGGGCACGCTGTCCGGCTGGACATCGCCGGAGGCCCGCGGCCCCCGGCTGGCCACATAGGGCGTCTCACCGGAGTCGGAGCTGAGCGCCACCACCGAATACGCGCCCTTGCCGCCACTGGAGAGCTGCTCCACCAGCGCGTTCAGCCAGGCGCCGGAGTCTTCGGGACCGGCCCCCGGCCCGTCCTGGCCACGGGAATCGCTCTTGCGGTCGGCCATCTGCTCGGCCACCTCGAACCCGCCGACGGCCTGCCCCTGCGCCGCATGGCGCTTGGCGTCCAGCAGACCGTTGCGCACCTGTCCGATGACCACCAGGCCCAGCAGCAGCACCACACCGAGCGACATCAGCAGCGTGGTGGCGACCACCCGCAACTGGATGTTCCGCCGCCACAGCCGGGCAGCGGGCAGCAGCGGACGGCGCACCCACCGTCCGAACAGCCGGATCACCGGATGGGCCGGCCCTCCGGAGGCCCCGTCGGGCAGCAGATGTCCACCGCTCCACAACCTCCGCAGCAGCGGTATCTCACCCGCCGGGTCGGGCCGCCCCATCCGGGCACCCTCCGGAGCCCCGCCTCCCGGTCCTCCGGGCTGCGGCGCCGTACCACCCGTCATCTCAGCTTGGCCCGGCCTTGTAGCCGACACCGCGAACGGTCACCACGATCTCCGGCCGCTCCGGGTCCTTCTCGACCTTGGACCGCAGCCGCTGCACATGCACATTCACCAGCCGGGTGTCGGCGGCATGCCGATAGCCCCAGACCTGCTCCAGCAGCACCTCACGGGTGAACACCTGCCACGGCTTACGGGCCAGCGCCACCAGAAGATCGAACTCCAGCGGAGTCAGCGCTATCGACTGGCCGTCCCGCTTCACCGAATGCCCCGCCACATCGATCACCAGATCGCCTATGGCCAGCTGCTCCGGCGCCGGCTCCTCGGAACGCCGCAGCCGGGCCCGGATCCGGGCCACCAGCTCCTTCGGCTTGAACGGCTTGACGATGTAGTCATCCGCCCCGGACTCGAGCCCGACCACCACATCGACCGTGTCGCTCTTGGCCGTGAGCATCACGATCGGCACCCCTGACTCGGCCCGGATCAGCCGGCAGACCTCGATGCCGTCCCGGCCGGGCAGCATCAGATCGAGCAGCACCAGATCCGGCTTGGTCTCGCGGAAGGCGGCAAGAGCCTTGTCGCCGTCCGACACGAACGACGGTTCAAAGCCTTCGCCGCGCAGCACGATGCCAAGCATCTCTGCCAGTGCGGTGTCGTCGTCGACGACAAGGACGCGTCCCTTCATATCGACATCATCCCATTACCCGATCGTGACCTGGACCACAGCTCGGCGATACCGTCCGCTGTGACCGGAGAGATCACACCGTCCTCGGTGACAATCGCCGTCACCAACTCCGGTGGTGTGACGTCGAAAGCCGGATTGTGGGCCTGTGTCCCCAGCGGAGCGACCGGCACTCCGGTGCCCGCCTCGTGCCCGGCGATGGAGGCGTAAGGAATTGTGATGTCTGTCACCTCATGTCCAGGACGCTGCTCGACCTCGATCGAGGCTCCGTCGGGAGTGGCCGGGTCCACCGTGGTGGTCGGGGCGACCACCACAAACGGCACATGGTGGTAGCGGGCCAGCACCGCGAGCGGATAGCTGCCCACCTTGTTGGCCACCGAGCCGTCCGCGGCGATCCGGTCCGCCCCGATCAGCACCGCGTCCACCTCACCCGCCGCGAACAGCGAACCCGCCGCATTGTCGGCGAGCAGCGTGTACGCCATACCGGCCCGCGCCGCCTCGTACGCGGTCAACCGCGCCCCCTGGAGCAGGGGCCGGGTCTCGTCCACCCAGAGCCGCCGCAGCTGCCCCGCCCGGTGCACCGCCTTGACCACGGCGAGGGCGGTCCCCTCGCCTCCGGAGACCAGTGCGCCGGTGTTGCAGTGCGTGAGGATCCGGTGACCACCGGCAGGCAACAGCTCATCGAGGAGCGCTTGACCATGGGCCGCCATGCGGTCGCTGGCCTCGGCATCCTCCCGGTGCAGGGCCCGGGCCTCGGCGAGGGCGGCCGCGGCGGCCTGAGCATCGTCCGCGTCGTCCCGGATCGCCGCGTGATACGCGGCGACGGCCCGGCGAACGCCATAGCCGAGGTTGACGGCCGTGGGACGGGCATGGGCGAGCGATTCGGCGGCCTCGTCCACATCGAAACCCCGGGCCGCGGCGAGCGCGATCCCGTATGCCCCGGCGAGGCCGAGCAGCGGGGCGCCGCGCACGGCGAGGGAGCGGATCGCCTCCACCAGCGCCGGCACATCGGTGCACACCAGATCGACCTCTTCGGCGGGCAGCCGGGTCTGGTCGAGAAGTACCAGTACGGGCCCCTCTGGGGGCTCCTCCCAGCGCAGCGCCAAGGCGGTGGGAGGTATGGGGGCTTCCGGGGACACCGGACGCTGATCAGCCATCCGCCCAGTCTGCCCTGTGCGCCACCGACTATTGAAGTGCCGGACCACCCCCAGTGACCGGTACGAGGCGCAATACGCCGTGGGACGATGGCTGGCATACGGCCGCCGCGGACGCCGCGGCCGGTCAACGAACGACCTACGGAGCGACGATGAATGACACTCCGGGCTGGGCCCCGCCCGGATCGTCCCCTTCCGACGAACCGGACCACGGCGCTCAGCAGCAGGACGAGCCCGCCGACCAGCCCGCCCCGGAGCAGCCCACCTGGGGCGACCAGTGGGCCCGGCGCCAGCCGCCGCCCGGCCACTGGACCGCATCGGGGAAAGGCCCCACGCCACCGTCGGTGCCGCCCGCTCCCACACCGGGCGGCGGATGGGGCACCGGCCGGCGTCAGCCGCCTGCTCCCCGCCCAGGTGTCATTCCGCTGCGACCGCTGGCGGTCAGCGAGATCCTGGACGGCGCGGT contains:
- the mtrB gene encoding MtrAB system histidine kinase MtrB, with the protein product MGRPDPAGEIPLLRRLWSGGHLLPDGASGGPAHPVIRLFGRWVRRPLLPAARLWRRNIQLRVVATTLLMSLGVVLLLGLVVIGQVRNGLLDAKRHAAQGQAVGGFEVAEQMADRKSDSRGQDGPGAGPEDSGAWLNALVEQLSSGGKGAYSVVALSSDSGETPYVASRGPRASGDVQPDSVPADLRRRVDEGRTAPYERYGKIVHAGSGDSEPALIIGKRLDDNNGDAYQLYYLFPFSQEEKSLSLVKGTLATAGVFVVVLLGAIAWVVVRQVVTPVRMAAGISERLAAGLLQERMKVTGEDDIARLGESFNKMAQNLQLKIQQLEELSRMQRRFVSDVSHELRTPLTTVRMAADVIYEAREDFDPITARSAELLWGQVDRFESLLSDLLEISRFDAGAAALEAEPIDLRDVVHRVVDGAEPLAEAKGTRILVRGAEAPVIAEADTRRVERVLRNLVVNAVEHGEGRDVVVRLATAGGAVAVAVRDYGVGLKPGEATRVFNRFWRADPARARTTGGTGLGLSIAVEDARLHGGWLQAWGEPGGGSQFRLTVPRTAGDVLRGSPIPLEPEDSRRNRRTDDAGAPQPAAERLAAVPAQPRSALPAEAAAPSADPTALPGNGSRVVRGAPETPSDGSRGGRAPAARPTTSNEGEGRPRGR
- the mtrA gene encoding two-component system response regulator MtrA, translated to MKGRVLVVDDDTALAEMLGIVLRGEGFEPSFVSDGDKALAAFRETKPDLVLLDLMLPGRDGIEVCRLIRAESGVPIVMLTAKSDTVDVVVGLESGADDYIVKPFKPKELVARIRARLRRSEEPAPEQLAIGDLVIDVAGHSVKRDGQSIALTPLEFDLLVALARKPWQVFTREVLLEQVWGYRHAADTRLVNVHVQRLRSKVEKDPERPEIVVTVRGVGYKAGPS
- the mtnA gene encoding S-methyl-5-thioribose-1-phosphate isomerase, whose protein sequence is MADQRPVSPEAPIPPTALALRWEEPPEGPVLVLLDQTRLPAEEVDLVCTDVPALVEAIRSLAVRGAPLLGLAGAYGIALAAARGFDVDEAAESLAHARPTAVNLGYGVRRAVAAYHAAIRDDADDAQAAAAALAEARALHREDAEASDRMAAHGQALLDELLPAGGHRILTHCNTGALVSGGEGTALAVVKAVHRAGQLRRLWVDETRPLLQGARLTAYEAARAGMAYTLLADNAAGSLFAAGEVDAVLIGADRIAADGSVANKVGSYPLAVLARYHHVPFVVVAPTTTVDPATPDGASIEVEQRPGHEVTDITIPYASIAGHEAGTGVPVAPLGTQAHNPAFDVTPPELVTAIVTEDGVISPVTADGIAELWSRSRSGNGMMSI